In a single window of the Labeo rohita strain BAU-BD-2019 chromosome 23, IGBB_LRoh.1.0, whole genome shotgun sequence genome:
- the atp6ap1lb gene encoding ATPase H+ transporting accessory protein 1 like b: MAKHKLFLFFSLLLCVFISLSLPFDQVPAILDRSSEVPPYQAVRIRTDGEHVESPSASHEESYSPAAENPLRRILQPFGWHLHAQPRTKRKLLQSTSSGPYSPLTVAYNGKICILFKAKRLAIRYRNNTFLDLTERVFGPNAQVDTKGSVCTKEKATLSLRLGDVEDIRGLVIRLQMSNTYYESVGQNWFTLDSVHIHYNWTHEATFNATEVYAPATYSYHCQHVSSLQKYDTLLVPSSHTDSSANWHITFTDFQIQAFNVQSNKFASASDCATFFTPAILMGLITSLILLLVLAYALHMVVHLKHIDRYEEHKTTVYFPRTPEAELPDKNSV, from the exons ATGGCTAAACACAagcttttcctgtttttttccctgttactgtgtgtgtttatctCTTTGTCTTTGCCCTTCGATCAAGTGCCTGCGATCCTGGACAGGAG CTCGGAGGTCCCACCATATCAAGCTGTGAGAATTAGAACAG ATGGAGAACATGTTGAGAGTCCAAGTGCCTCACACGAAGAGAGTTATTCGCCTGCAGCTGAAAATCCACTCAGAAGAATACTGCAG CCTTTTGGATGGCATCTGCATGCCCAGCCCAGAACCAAACGGAAGTTACTACAGTCTACCAGCTCGGGACCCTACTCCCCACTGACTGTAGCTTACAACGGCAAGATATGCATCCTTTTCAAAGCTAAGAGACTGGCTATTCGATACAGAAACAACACTTTCCTGGACCTCACAGAGAGGGTATTTGGACCCAATGCACAAGTAGACACCAAAGGCTCTGTTTGTACAAAGGAGAAGGCCAC GCTATCTTTGCGTTTAGGTGATGTGGAAGACATCAGGGGACTTGTCATCAG GCTTCAGATGTCCAACACATATTATGAATCAGTAGGGCAAAACTGGTTCACTCTGGACAGCGTTCACATCCACTACAACTGGACTCATGAGGCCACATTTAATGCCACGGAGGTCTATGCCCCTGCCACCTATTCTTACCACTGCCAGCATGTCAGCAGCTTACAGAAATATGACACCCTACTGGTGCCCAGCTCCCACACTGACAGCTCGGCAAACTGGCACATCACTTTCACAGATTTTCAG ATCCAGGCCTTTAATGTCCAGTCCAACAAGTTTGCTTCGGCAAGCGACTGCGCAACCTTCTTCACTCCAGCCATCTTGATGGGCCTGATCACCTCTCTGATTCTTCTGCTGGTGTTGGCCTACGCCCTGCACATGGTCGTCCACCTCAAGCACATTGACCGTTACGAAGAGCACAAGACCACCGTCTACTTCCCCCGCACTCCCGAGGCCGAGCTCCCAGACAAGAACAGCGTGTGA